One Hevea brasiliensis isolate MT/VB/25A 57/8 chromosome 5, ASM3005281v1, whole genome shotgun sequence genomic region harbors:
- the LOC110646201 gene encoding probable protein phosphatase 2C 68, whose translation MFSWLARIAMACWRPVSRYARMSKDDSVNNDDDSSFGDSLLWSKDLEKHSYGEFSFAVVQANEIIEDHSQVETGRDATFVGVYDGHGGPDASRFICDHLFKNLMRLAGERGTISEEILRSAFSATEDGFLTLVRRTCGLKPLIAAIGSCCLVGVIWRGTLFVANLGDSRAVIGCLGRSNKIHAEQLTKDHNACLEEVRQELKSLHPDDSHIVVMKHGVWRIKGIIQVSRSIGDAYLKRPEFSLDPSFPRFHLPEPIRRPVLTSEPSICSRVLRTNDKFLIFASDGLWEHMTNQEAVEIVYNYPRTGIARRLVKTALKEAAKKREMRYDDLKKIDKGSRRFFHDDITVIVIFIDHELLSKNIAVPEVSIRGFFDTVGPSNFNILHGN comes from the exons ATGTTCTCGTGGCTGGCAAGGATAGCAATGGCGTGTTGGAGACCTGTCAGTCGATATGCCCGTATGAGCAAGGATGATAGTGTTAATAATGATGATGATTCTTCCTTCGGTGACTCACTTCTCTGGTCCAAAGACCTCGAGAAACACTCTTATGGGGAATTCTCTTTCGCTGTAGTTCAAGCCAATGAGATCATTGAAGACCATAGTCAAGTGGAAACTGGTCGCGATGCCACCTTTGTTGGCGTCTATGATGGGCATGGTGGGCCCGATGCATCTAGGTTCATTTGTGACCATCTGTTCAAAAATCTCATGA GGCTTGCTGGAGAAAGAGGAACCATCTCCGAAGAAATCCTTAGAAGCGCCTTCTCTGCAACTGAGGATGGATTTCTTACTCTTGTACGTAGGACTTGTGGACTAAAACCATTGATTGCAGCAATTGGATCTTGTTGTTTGGTTGGAGTTATATGGAGAGGGACATTATTCGTTGCAAATCTGGGTGATTCTCGAGCTGTAATCGGTTGTTTAGGTAGATCTAATAAGATACATGCTGAGCAGTTGACTAAGGATCATAATGCATGTTTGGAAGAGGTTAGACAGGAGCTCAAATCCTTGCATCCAGATGATTCACATATTGTAGTTATGAAGCATGGTGTTTGGCGCATCAAAGGCATTATTCAG GTATCCCGATCTATAGGTGATGCATACTTGAAGAGGCCAGAGTTTTCTCTTGATCCTTCATTTCCACGATTTCACCTTCCTGAGCCAATTCGCCGACCTGTGCTAACATCAGAGCCATCCATATGTTCAAGAGTTTTACGAACCAATGATAAATTTCTCATATTTGCGTCTGATGGGCTTTGGGAACACATGACAAACCAAGAAGCTGTGGAAATTGTGTATAATTATCCACGCACT GGAATTGCAAGAAGACTTGTTAAAACGGCTTTAAAAGAGGCAGCTAAGAAGAGGGAGATGAGATATGATGATCTTAAGAAAATTGATAAGGGAAGCAGGCGGTTTTTCCATGATGATATAACAGTGATTGTCATCTTTATAGACCATGAATTGCTGAGTAAAAATATCGCTGTACCAGAGGTATCAATACGAGGTTTTTTCGACACTGTTGGACCATCAAATTTTAACATTCTCCATGGAAATTGA
- the LOC110646200 gene encoding uncharacterized protein LOC110646200 isoform X1, giving the protein MYGLITSSAATTSATSNSLSSRIPFALLRQRITNTASCSQLTSIVCVQVNGNSLRSSYSAIKAMADSHTLSVPKNEPQASASVSRQALISLSDKKDLAFLGSGLQNLGYTIVSTGGTASALESIGVSVTKVEQLTRFPEMLDGRVKTLHPNIHGGILARRDQKHHMEALNKHEIGVFDVVVVNLYPFYDKVTSTGGIEFEDGIENIDIGGPAMIRAAAKNHKDVLVVVDSQDYPALLDFLKGNQDDQQFRRKLAWKAFQHVASYDSAVSEWLWKQTVGDKFPPSLTVPLSLKSSLRYGENPHQKAAFYVDKSISEVNAGGIATAIQHHGKEMSYNNYLDADAAWNCVSEFKNPTCVIVKHTNPCGVASRDDIHEAYRLAVRADPVSAFGGIVAFNIEVDEALAKEIREFRSPTDGETRMFYEIVVAPKYTKKGLEILKGKSKTLRILEAKKNEKGKLSLRQVGGGWLAQDSDDLTPQDIQFGVMSEKAPQESELCDAEFAWLCVKHIKSNAIVIAKNNCMLGMGSGQPNRLESLRIALRKSGDEVKGAALASDAFFPFAWNDAVEEACEAGIGVIAEPGGSIRDKDAIDCCNKHGVSLLFTNVRHFRH; this is encoded by the exons ATGTATGGCTTGATTACCTCCTCCGCTGCTACCACGTCCGCCACTTCCAACTCTCTGTCTTCTCGCATTCCCTTTGCCCTACTTCGTCAAAGAATCACCAACACCGCTTCGTGCTCTCAATTG ACTTCAATTGTGTGCGTTCAAGTTAACGGTAACTCGTTGCGGTCAAGTTATAGTGCTATTAAAGCCATGGCTGACTCTCATACCCTTTCAGTGCCAAAGAATGAGCCTCAAGCCTCTGCTTCTG TCAGCAGGCAAGCTCTGATATCTTTATCGGACAAAAAGGACCTGGCTTTTCTTGGTAGCGGGCTACAAAATTTAGG GTACACAATTGTTTCAACAGGAGGAACAGCATCTGCTTTAGAAAGTATTGGGGTGTCTGTAACTAAAGTGGAGCAACTTACTCGTTTTCCTGAAATG CTTGATGGTCGTGTGAAAACTTTACATCCCAACATCCATGGGGGTATTCTTGCTAGAAGGGATCAGAAGCATCATATGGAAGCTCTTAATAAACATGAAATTG GTGTTTTTGATGTAGTAGTGGTGAACTTGTATCCCTTTTACGATAAAGTTACATCAACTGGGGGAATTGAGTTTGAGGATGGAATTGAGAACATTGACATTGGTGGCCCTGCAATGATCAGAGCTGCTGCAAAG AATCACAAGGATGTCTTGGTGGTTGTTGACTCTCAAGACTATCCCGCACTGCTAGATTTCCTTAAAGGAAACCAGGATGATCAGCAGTTCCGTAGAAAGCTTGCCTGGAAAGCTTTTCAACATGTTGCTTCTTATGATTCTGCAGTTTCTGAGTGGCTTTGGAAACAAACTGTGGGAG ATAAATTCCCTCCCAGTCTAACGGTGCCTCTCTCGCTTAAGAGTTCTCTTCGTTATGGTGAAAATCCTCACCAAAAGGCTGCATTTTATGTTGACAAGAGTATTTCTGAGGTTAATGCTGGTGGAATTGCTACAGCTATTCAACACCATGGGAAG GAGATGTCATATAACAACTACTTAGATGCTGATGCAGCTTGGAATTGTGTATCAGAATTTAAGAACCCTACTTGTGTTATTGTTAAGCACACAAATCCTTGTGGGGTAGCTTCTCGTGATGATATCCATGAAGCATATAGGCTGGCTGTGAGAGCAGATCCAGTGAGTGCATTTGGTGGCATTGTAGCCTTCAATATAGAGGTTGATGAG GCTCTTGCTAAGGAAATCAGGGAGTTTAGAAGCCCAACTGATGGTGAAACTCGAATGTTTTATGAGATTGTCGTTGCTCCTAAGTATACAAAAAAGGGGCTTGAGATTCTCAAGGGAAAATCGAAGACACTAAGGATCCTTGAGGCAAAAAAGAATGAAAAAGGGAAGCTGTCTCTGAGACAAGTTGGTGGTGGATGGTTAGCTCAGGATTCAGATGACTTGACCCCCCAAGATATTCAATTCGGTGTCATGTCTGAGAAGGCTCCACAAGAAAGTGAACTTTGTGATGCAGAGTTTGCATGGCTGTGTGTCAAGCATATAAAGAGCAATGCCATAGTAATAGCTAAG aataactGTATGCTAGGCATGGGAAGCGGGCAGCCAAACCGGCTGGAAAGTTTGAGAATAGCCTTGAGGAAATCAGGAGATGAGGTCAAAGGAGCTGCTTTGGCCAGCGATGCATTCTTTCCATTCG CTTGGAATGATGCAGTGGAAGAGGCATGTGAGGCTGGGATTGGTGTTATTGCAGAGCCAGGTGGGAGCATCAGGGATAAGGATGCCATAGACTGCTGCAACAAGCATGGGGTTTCATTGCTTTTTACGAATGTGAGACACTTTAGGCACTGA
- the LOC110646200 gene encoding uncharacterized protein LOC110646200 isoform X2, translating into MYEVYLDSVSRQALISLSDKKDLAFLGSGLQNLGYTIVSTGGTASALESIGVSVTKVEQLTRFPEMLDGRVKTLHPNIHGGILARRDQKHHMEALNKHEIGVFDVVVVNLYPFYDKVTSTGGIEFEDGIENIDIGGPAMIRAAAKNHKDVLVVVDSQDYPALLDFLKGNQDDQQFRRKLAWKAFQHVASYDSAVSEWLWKQTVGDKFPPSLTVPLSLKSSLRYGENPHQKAAFYVDKSISEVNAGGIATAIQHHGKEMSYNNYLDADAAWNCVSEFKNPTCVIVKHTNPCGVASRDDIHEAYRLAVRADPVSAFGGIVAFNIEVDEALAKEIREFRSPTDGETRMFYEIVVAPKYTKKGLEILKGKSKTLRILEAKKNEKGKLSLRQVGGGWLAQDSDDLTPQDIQFGVMSEKAPQESELCDAEFAWLCVKHIKSNAIVIAKNNCMLGMGSGQPNRLESLRIALRKSGDEVKGAALASDAFFPFAWNDAVEEACEAGIGVIAEPGGSIRDKDAIDCCNKHGVSLLFTNVRHFRH; encoded by the exons ATGTATGAGGTTTATTTGGATTCAGTCAGCAGGCAAGCTCTGATATCTTTATCGGACAAAAAGGACCTGGCTTTTCTTGGTAGCGGGCTACAAAATTTAGG GTACACAATTGTTTCAACAGGAGGAACAGCATCTGCTTTAGAAAGTATTGGGGTGTCTGTAACTAAAGTGGAGCAACTTACTCGTTTTCCTGAAATG CTTGATGGTCGTGTGAAAACTTTACATCCCAACATCCATGGGGGTATTCTTGCTAGAAGGGATCAGAAGCATCATATGGAAGCTCTTAATAAACATGAAATTG GTGTTTTTGATGTAGTAGTGGTGAACTTGTATCCCTTTTACGATAAAGTTACATCAACTGGGGGAATTGAGTTTGAGGATGGAATTGAGAACATTGACATTGGTGGCCCTGCAATGATCAGAGCTGCTGCAAAG AATCACAAGGATGTCTTGGTGGTTGTTGACTCTCAAGACTATCCCGCACTGCTAGATTTCCTTAAAGGAAACCAGGATGATCAGCAGTTCCGTAGAAAGCTTGCCTGGAAAGCTTTTCAACATGTTGCTTCTTATGATTCTGCAGTTTCTGAGTGGCTTTGGAAACAAACTGTGGGAG ATAAATTCCCTCCCAGTCTAACGGTGCCTCTCTCGCTTAAGAGTTCTCTTCGTTATGGTGAAAATCCTCACCAAAAGGCTGCATTTTATGTTGACAAGAGTATTTCTGAGGTTAATGCTGGTGGAATTGCTACAGCTATTCAACACCATGGGAAG GAGATGTCATATAACAACTACTTAGATGCTGATGCAGCTTGGAATTGTGTATCAGAATTTAAGAACCCTACTTGTGTTATTGTTAAGCACACAAATCCTTGTGGGGTAGCTTCTCGTGATGATATCCATGAAGCATATAGGCTGGCTGTGAGAGCAGATCCAGTGAGTGCATTTGGTGGCATTGTAGCCTTCAATATAGAGGTTGATGAG GCTCTTGCTAAGGAAATCAGGGAGTTTAGAAGCCCAACTGATGGTGAAACTCGAATGTTTTATGAGATTGTCGTTGCTCCTAAGTATACAAAAAAGGGGCTTGAGATTCTCAAGGGAAAATCGAAGACACTAAGGATCCTTGAGGCAAAAAAGAATGAAAAAGGGAAGCTGTCTCTGAGACAAGTTGGTGGTGGATGGTTAGCTCAGGATTCAGATGACTTGACCCCCCAAGATATTCAATTCGGTGTCATGTCTGAGAAGGCTCCACAAGAAAGTGAACTTTGTGATGCAGAGTTTGCATGGCTGTGTGTCAAGCATATAAAGAGCAATGCCATAGTAATAGCTAAG aataactGTATGCTAGGCATGGGAAGCGGGCAGCCAAACCGGCTGGAAAGTTTGAGAATAGCCTTGAGGAAATCAGGAGATGAGGTCAAAGGAGCTGCTTTGGCCAGCGATGCATTCTTTCCATTCG CTTGGAATGATGCAGTGGAAGAGGCATGTGAGGCTGGGATTGGTGTTATTGCAGAGCCAGGTGGGAGCATCAGGGATAAGGATGCCATAGACTGCTGCAACAAGCATGGGGTTTCATTGCTTTTTACGAATGTGAGACACTTTAGGCACTGA
- the LOC110646196 gene encoding uncharacterized protein LOC110646196 produces MRIRKRWDAPRYFSSLTPPPAPPDLVSSTAQPPRPLPWPRTHRPQKLLHQQSRINVSICSNQNPRTGVGGGGGVATKEKRSTAINESVNDDKCSSSISTETSAANSVSSSLSRHGWWYEEEKVFPLKKRRISLERFTTQECENKNKEMKEVTNASWRCRRANGVGWRCSKQRLEGYAMCEHHINHSRMRDQKRRRNPPSNASRRYWGSNQQQEVGKDFRVGKKRRSRRRRMLMISTILDRTVPLLATS; encoded by the exons ATGAGGATCAGGAAACGCTGGGATGCTCCTCGTTATTTTTCGTCACTTACACCGCCTCCAGCACCACCGGATCTCGTCTCATCAACTGCTCAACCACCGCGGCCGCTTCCATGGCCAAGAAcccacagaccacaaaagctgcTGCACCAGCAAAGCAGAATCAACGTTTCTATTTGCTCTAATCAG AACCCAAGAACCGGCGTTGGAGGAGGAGGAGGGGTTGCTACAAAGGAGAAAAGGTCCACTGCAATTAACGAGAG TGTGAATGATGACAAATGCAGCAGCTCCATTAGTACAGAAACATCAGCTGCAAACTCGGTTTCTTCATCCTTATCTCGCCATG GATGGTGGTATGAGGaagagaaagtgtttccattgaagAAAAGAAGGATTAGCTTGGAAAGATTCACAACTCAAGAATGTGAAAACAAGAACAAGGAGATGAAGGAGGTCACCAATGCCAGTTGGAGGTGCAGAAGGGCAAATGGTGTTGGATGGAGATGCAGCAAGCAGAGACTAGAAGGCTATGCCATGTGTGAGCACCACATTAATCACTCAAGGATGAGAGATCAGAAACGGCGTCGAAATCCTCCATCAAATGCATCCCGAAGGTACTGGGGATCGAATCAGCAGCAGGAAGTTGGAAAAGATTTTAGGGTTGGTAAGAAGAGgaggagcaggaggaggaggatgCTGATGATAAGCACTATACTTGACCGAACAGTGCCTTTGCTTGCTACTAGCTAG